One Dokdonia sp. Dokd-P16 genomic window carries:
- a CDS encoding lipopolysaccharide biosynthesis protein produces the protein MSSLKSLFKHTFVYGLATVLPRVLTALLTRLYTGYLPDKEAFGEVTIVFSYVMILNVLLTYGMETAFFRFFNDDKHSAKTLSTSLITLLVSTVAFTIIAFLGIDTLSQISDVPATYWRWVILIIAFDTLTVIPFAYMRAQKKSGTYALIKLLNVVISTGLSVILLVWLPSLDGVSSWLPTDKIELVFIALFLPSMLTFLIVIRPYFVKWSFDVDLWKKMLAYGAPILLAGLAFAINESFDKILLEKLLPDHIAKGQVAIYGACYKLSIGMTLFATAFRIGIEPFFFSEAKNENAQVMYAQITKAFVVLGSIALFAYVVLVDVVKVILLDGEEYWEGMYIVPLILVAYLFFGIYQTLSVWYKVTDKTRYGAYISVGGAILTIVLNVTLIPRIGYLASAIATCSAYGLMMVVSYLMGRKHLAVPYDVKNILLYLVMSIAFSCVFFYGFRDYFGVGSLPLYLVGVGMIIVLIGFISFREKELLLRLVKRK, from the coding sequence TTGAGTTCTCTTAAAAGCCTTTTCAAACACACCTTTGTGTATGGTCTAGCGACGGTATTGCCGCGCGTGCTTACGGCTTTACTCACACGTCTCTATACTGGATATTTACCAGATAAGGAAGCCTTTGGAGAGGTGACTATCGTATTTTCATACGTAATGATTCTCAATGTGCTTCTTACCTACGGGATGGAGACCGCTTTTTTTAGATTTTTTAATGACGATAAGCATAGTGCTAAGACGCTATCTACATCACTCATTACGCTTCTAGTTTCTACAGTTGCATTCACGATTATAGCATTTTTGGGTATTGATACGCTATCACAAATATCAGATGTACCTGCTACGTACTGGCGATGGGTCATCCTCATTATTGCATTTGATACGCTTACCGTAATCCCTTTTGCATACATGAGAGCGCAAAAAAAGTCGGGAACATATGCACTTATTAAATTACTCAATGTTGTTATCTCAACGGGACTCTCTGTAATCTTATTAGTATGGCTGCCTAGTTTAGATGGTGTTTCTAGTTGGTTACCTACAGATAAGATAGAGCTTGTTTTTATTGCACTTTTCTTACCTAGTATGCTCACCTTTTTAATCGTGATCAGACCATATTTTGTAAAGTGGTCTTTTGATGTAGACTTGTGGAAGAAGATGCTTGCATACGGAGCACCCATATTGCTAGCAGGCCTTGCTTTTGCAATAAATGAATCTTTTGACAAGATCTTATTAGAAAAATTATTACCAGATCATATTGCCAAAGGGCAAGTAGCTATTTACGGTGCCTGCTATAAATTATCCATTGGTATGACCTTATTTGCAACTGCTTTCAGGATAGGGATTGAACCTTTCTTTTTTAGCGAAGCAAAAAATGAAAATGCACAAGTCATGTATGCTCAGATTACAAAGGCATTTGTAGTCTTAGGCTCTATAGCATTATTTGCTTATGTTGTATTAGTAGACGTAGTAAAGGTGATTTTGCTCGATGGAGAAGAATATTGGGAAGGCATGTACATCGTGCCACTCATTCTCGTTGCATACCTGTTTTTTGGAATTTATCAAACGCTATCCGTATGGTATAAAGTGACAGATAAAACTAGATATGGTGCATACATTTCTGTAGGCGGTGCTATTCTCACTATTGTTTTAAACGTAACATTAATACCTAGAATAGGATATCTCGCTAGTGCCATTGCTACCTGTAGTGCTTATGGATTAATGATGGTCGTGTCTTATCTCATGGGGCGTAAACATTTAGCAGTTCCTTATGATGTAAAAAATATACTTTTGTACCTAGTCATGAGTATTGCATTTTCTTGCGTTTTCTTCTATGGTTTTAGAGATTATTTTGGTGTTGGGAGCTTACCATTGTATCTTGTAGGAGTTGGTATGATTATAGTATTAATAGGCTTTATAAGCTTTCGCGAAAAAGAGCT
- the atpG gene encoding ATP synthase F1 subunit gamma produces MANLKEIRNRISSVSSTMQITSAMKMVSAAKLKKAQDAITAMRPYSDKLTELLQNLSATLDADSGSKLAEDREIKKVLIVAISSNRGLAGAFNTNIIKGVNARVAAKYAGKEVHLVTLGKKADAILAKTFKVIENNNDIYDDLTFDNVAAIAEDLMARFEAGEYDRIDIIYNKFKNAATQIVTPEQFLPIVATVQEEATATADYIFEPSKEEIVEGLIPKALKTQLFKGIRDSVASEHGARMTAMHKATDNATELRDALKLQYNKARQAAITNEILEIVGGAEALNN; encoded by the coding sequence ATGGCAAACTTAAAGGAAATAAGAAACAGAATTTCATCGGTATCTTCTACGATGCAGATTACGAGTGCCATGAAAATGGTATCTGCTGCAAAGTTGAAGAAAGCACAAGATGCAATTACAGCAATGCGCCCATATTCTGATAAGCTTACTGAGCTTTTACAGAACTTAAGCGCAACATTAGATGCAGATTCTGGAAGTAAACTTGCAGAAGATCGTGAGATAAAAAAGGTACTTATAGTAGCTATATCATCAAACAGAGGTCTTGCAGGAGCTTTTAATACAAACATTATTAAAGGTGTAAATGCACGTGTTGCCGCAAAGTATGCTGGTAAAGAAGTGCACTTAGTTACATTAGGAAAAAAGGCAGATGCTATTCTAGCAAAGACTTTTAAGGTAATCGAAAATAACAATGATATTTACGATGATCTTACTTTTGATAATGTAGCCGCAATTGCAGAAGATTTAATGGCTCGTTTTGAAGCTGGAGAATACGATCGCATTGATATTATCTATAATAAATTTAAGAACGCAGCAACGCAAATTGTAACTCCAGAGCAGTTTTTACCTATCGTAGCAACCGTACAAGAAGAAGCAACAGCAACTGCAGATTATATTTTTGAGCCTTCTAAAGAGGAGATAGTTGAAGGATTAATCCCTAAAGCTTTAAAAACGCAACTTTTTAAAGGAATTAGAGACTCTGTAGCATCAGAACACGGTGCGCGTATGACTGCCATGCACAAAGCAACAGATAACGCAACAGAGCTTAGAGATGCGCTTAAATTACAATATAACAAAGCACGTCAGGCGGCTATTACAAACGAAATTTTAGAGATCGTAGGTGGAGCAGAAGCTTTAAATAACTAG
- the atpA gene encoding F0F1 ATP synthase subunit alpha, whose product MAEVKPAEVSAILKKQLSGFEATASLDEVGTVLTVGDGIARIYGLANAQYGELVEFESGLEAIVLNLEEDNVGVVLLGTSLSIKEGDTVKRTQRIASIQVGEGITGRVVNTLGLPIDGKGPIAGQTYEMPLERKAPGVVFREPVTEPLQTGIKAIDAMIPVGRGQRELVIGDRQTGKSTVCIDTILNQKEFYDAGEPVHCIYVAIGQKASTVALIANVLEEAGAMAYTTIVAANASDPAAMQVYAPFAGAAIGEYFRDTGRPALIIYDDLSKQAVAYREVSLLLRRPPGREAYPGDVFFLHSRLLERAAKVINDDAIAKTMNDLPDSLKPIVKGGGSLTALPIIETQAGDVSAYIPTNVISITDGQIFLDGDLFNSGVRPAINVGISVSRVGGNAQIKSMKKVSGTLKLDQAAFRELEAFAKFGSDLDAATLNVIEKGKRNVEILKQAENTPFTVEDQIAIIYAGSKNLLRNVPVNKVKEFEADYIEFLNAKHRGVLDTLKSGKLTDEVTDTLVAVAKDLSAKYI is encoded by the coding sequence ATGGCAGAAGTTAAACCAGCAGAAGTTTCGGCAATTTTAAAGAAACAACTTTCAGGTTTTGAAGCAACAGCTTCCCTTGACGAAGTAGGAACAGTATTGACCGTGGGTGATGGTATCGCTCGTATTTACGGACTTGCAAACGCACAGTATGGTGAGCTTGTTGAGTTTGAAAGTGGTCTTGAAGCAATTGTTCTTAACCTTGAAGAAGATAACGTAGGGGTTGTACTCTTAGGTACTTCTTTATCTATTAAAGAAGGTGATACCGTAAAACGTACACAGCGTATCGCATCTATCCAGGTAGGTGAAGGTATTACTGGACGTGTGGTGAACACTTTAGGTCTTCCTATTGATGGAAAAGGACCTATTGCTGGACAAACTTATGAGATGCCACTTGAGCGTAAAGCGCCTGGTGTTGTTTTTCGTGAGCCAGTAACAGAGCCATTACAAACAGGAATCAAAGCAATTGATGCGATGATACCAGTAGGTAGAGGACAACGTGAGCTTGTAATTGGTGACCGTCAGACAGGTAAGTCTACTGTTTGTATTGACACTATCCTTAACCAAAAAGAATTTTACGATGCTGGTGAGCCAGTACATTGTATATATGTAGCCATCGGGCAAAAAGCTTCTACAGTTGCACTTATTGCAAATGTACTTGAGGAGGCTGGAGCAATGGCTTATACAACTATTGTTGCAGCAAACGCATCAGATCCTGCAGCAATGCAGGTATATGCACCATTTGCAGGAGCAGCGATTGGAGAATATTTTAGAGATACAGGTCGTCCAGCATTAATCATTTATGATGATTTATCTAAGCAGGCAGTTGCATACCGTGAGGTATCATTGCTACTTCGTCGTCCACCGGGACGTGAGGCATACCCTGGAGATGTATTCTTCTTACACTCAAGATTACTTGAGCGTGCTGCAAAGGTGATTAATGATGATGCTATCGCAAAAACAATGAATGACCTTCCTGATAGTCTTAAGCCTATCGTAAAAGGAGGAGGATCACTTACTGCACTTCCTATCATTGAGACACAAGCAGGTGACGTATCTGCTTATATCCCTACAAACGTAATTTCTATTACAGATGGGCAAATCTTCTTAGATGGAGATTTATTTAACTCTGGTGTACGCCCAGCTATTAACGTAGGTATCTCGGTATCACGTGTAGGAGGTAACGCACAGATTAAATCAATGAAGAAAGTATCAGGTACTTTAAAACTGGATCAAGCAGCTTTCCGTGAATTGGAAGCGTTTGCAAAGTTTGGTTCTGATCTTGATGCTGCTACCCTTAACGTAATTGAAAAAGGAAAGCGTAACGTAGAGATACTTAAGCAAGCAGAAAATACACCGTTTACAGTAGAGGATCAAATTGCAATTATTTATGCAGGGTCTAAAAACTTACTACGTAACGTTCCAGTAAACAAGGTTAAAGAATTTGAAGCAGATTATATCGAATTCTTAAACGCTAAGCATAGAGGTGTTCTTGATACACTTAAATCTGGAAAACTTACAGACGAGGTTACAGATACATTAGTAGCTGTTGCAAAAGACCTATCTGCAAAGTATATCTAA
- the atpH gene encoding ATP synthase F1 subunit delta translates to MSRAAIRYAKAVLDLAKDNGTIEAVLNDMKSVTATLEGSKGLRNALNSPIIKTDDKRAVLRQVFTDGTKETLGLIDVLVDNKRANLLGGVAQSFITEYNKANKIEAATVTTAVALTPELETKVLAKVTELTGSTNVTLTNVIDESIIGGFVLRVGDTQYNASIASQLGKLKREFSNSL, encoded by the coding sequence ATGAGCAGAGCAGCAATAAGATATGCAAAAGCAGTACTAGATCTTGCAAAAGATAATGGTACTATTGAGGCAGTTTTAAATGATATGAAATCTGTTACAGCAACGCTAGAAGGAAGTAAAGGTCTTCGCAATGCTCTTAACAGTCCGATTATCAAAACAGATGATAAACGTGCAGTACTACGTCAAGTATTTACAGACGGAACAAAAGAGACTCTTGGTCTTATTGATGTTCTTGTAGATAATAAAAGAGCTAACTTGTTAGGCGGCGTAGCACAAAGTTTTATTACAGAATATAATAAAGCAAACAAAATTGAGGCTGCAACGGTAACAACCGCAGTAGCTTTAACACCAGAGCTAGAAACTAAAGTGCTAGCAAAAGTGACTGAGCTTACTGGAAGTACAAACGTAACTTTAACTAATGTAATCGACGAGAGCATTATAGGAGGTTTTGTACTACGTGTAGGTGATACGCAATACAATGCGAGTATCGCTAGCCAGTTAGGCAAATTAAAAAGAGAATTTAGTAATAGTTTATAA
- a CDS encoding F0F1 ATP synthase subunit B, producing MEQLLENFSLDLFVKQTILFLLIILLMVKFAWKPIMNALNEREEGIQGALDAAEKAKLDMQNLQADNEKLLKEARAEREYMLKEAREMKTKMIDDAKAEAKVEADKMVAQAQAAIEAERKSAIADLKGQVAALSVEIAEKVVKSELSNKGKQLELVDEMLGNATLN from the coding sequence ATGGAACAATTATTAGAAAATTTTTCACTTGACCTGTTTGTAAAACAAACAATCCTTTTTTTACTTATCATTCTATTGATGGTAAAATTTGCTTGGAAGCCTATCATGAATGCTCTTAATGAGCGTGAAGAGGGAATACAAGGAGCTCTAGATGCTGCCGAAAAGGCAAAACTAGACATGCAAAATCTTCAAGCAGATAACGAGAAGCTTTTAAAAGAAGCACGTGCAGAGCGTGAGTATATGCTTAAAGAAGCTCGTGAGATGAAGACAAAAATGATTGACGATGCTAAGGCAGAAGCTAAGGTTGAAGCAGACAAAATGGTAGCACAAGCACAAGCAGCAATCGAAGCTGAGCGTAAGAGTGCTATTGCAGACCTTAAAGGTCAGGTTGCAGCATTATCTGTAGAGATTGCAGAAAAAGTTGTAAAGAGTGAACTTTCAAATAAAGGAAAGCAACTAGAGCTCGTAGATGAGATGCTAGGAAACGCAACTTTAAACTAA